CTGTAAGCTCTGTTGTCAGCTGTGAGACTGTGAATCCTGCTCCCCTTTTTCTGGCCTCTCAGCCGAGGTCCAGTGTTGATCTATTTCAGTAAAGTATGTTTAGCCATACATTAGTTCTATTCAGTCATGCAGGCAGTATTCGTCAGTAAGATGGCACTGCAGTGTACTCCACAGTGTGTGACAGAGGTACCAATCAGCCACACCCAAAGTATACAAACATCttctcagacacacacagctggtAGTTGGTCTCTCCTCCAAAATAATAAGTTGATGAGcctatattttctattttctctaAACACATCACAGCACACAGGCACATTTAAGTGCATATTATGGGTCAGTTGTATTATGTCTGTGTAAATGCTCCAAAGttatccaggtcatggtaatctgAAGTGCTTCAGTAGATGGCAACTgaacttctttttttcatgtttgccTTTCACTGAAGCACTTAAAATCAGTGGTGTTCATTTGATTTAAGGTGGTATTGTCAGTATGACCTCAATAGAAGCTAAACTTACAAGATATTGCTTAGCACACTGCACTTCTTGTGagttattttgtatttatcGCTAGATGTTTACAATATAGAATCAATGTTAATAAAAGGAGACCCGTTTGTGCCTTTTTAAAGTTAGTTATTAAACTTGTCGATCAAGAGCATCGTGCAAGTTTACAACCTAGACATCACCGAAAAGATAATCTCCTTAAATCTTTATTATGTGTGAATTTAGGAGCACACAAGCTCCCTAATGTCTCATTCTGCCCGTCTGCAGCAAATGACTCACTCTCCAGTTGTGTTCATAGTTTTGTCTTTAGGCTGCATTAGCTAAGTTAAGAAGCGACCCTGTGCTGACTACTTCAGTCTTGCATGCTGGCTGACTGTGACCCTGGCCTTGGCCTAGCTGAATGTCCTGAGCTAATTTCGTCCCACTGCTCTTAGTGCTGCGGCTAGCATGCTAGCCAGCTAAGAAGTTCTATTAATAGCTGCTAAGGCAGTATCTCCATCAGAGCAGATGTGTTTACAGGCAGGAAGGCAGGCGTAGGGAGCGCTAGCTAATACTGCCTCTGACTAGATCCAGTTTTTACCTCTGCAGTTGGCGTCAGTGTACATGTGTGCATGCAGAGAAGCTTTACCCTAGCAGCCCTGGCTGCTGACAGCGCTGCCAGGTACTAAGCTCAAAGTAAGGGGGATGCTTACGCAAGTCGTGATGATGTAGTTAAAAGCATCACATTTGGTATTCATGGGCGCTCCGTTGCACTACATCATCTGGGAGTGGTCCGAACTGTCAACAAGGAATCACAAATCTGAAAAAGCTAAAAAGATTTCCTTTTGGACTAATTGTTGTTCAAAACcacgtttgtttgttttttaattagaaTTGAGCTTTTTCTTAGTTACCTTTGCACCAGAaacaaaaagttttatttcactgcttataaaaatgagaaacaccCAAACAGTGACTAATTATAAATGACATAATTCACTtgaaaaatggatgaaaattGCTGATGATTTCAGAAGACCTGCTATGATGGAATtaccttttaaaatgtttcaatttGCTGCTAGGTTAACCAAACTGAGCAGCCATGACTAAAGCTTGGTCAACGTTTTGCTGGTGGGTGTTAATTTCCCAGCTGTTGTATTGTCTGTCTACATATTGCTGTGCTGTTTGTCCACCTGACTCTTCTCTTGTCTTTACCTCCCACACATAACTagcctctctcctcctctctgttctgAGTCTCCCTGTGCTGCCTCTGTCTGTGGGCAGGGCTATAAAAAGGATGAACTATGCCAGCCAGGTAGCGCAGTAGGTGGGAACGCATCCCACCCAAACTACTGTGCTGCCCCGAAAAGGCCTACAACATCTTTCTTCCCCTCCTGTCCTTCCctgtttctttatttccactCTGCTGcatccatttttgttgcttcttcCCTTGTCCTGTTCAATTTAAAGCTTTTTAGGTCACACAGATTCTGTCTACCACTATCTACTTGTCTCGCTCGATTCAAACTTTGCTGCATCACTCCTACTTTCCTCcacctttcttttttctccctcctttcatcTCCAATGACTCGATCTCCCTCCAacattaaatattcttttacaCATCATATTTACTTGCCTCTTCTCTACACCCTCTCCTTTTCTCTGCTCCACAGGCCATCCCATACTTAACCACAAACCTGTTACCAAGGCAACTACACAGCATGAtaggaaacagcagcagctccgcACACCACATCTGAGTTCACTTTACTGTCTGGTTGTTCTTTTTATATGTGACGAAGAAAGTCTGTGCGGCTCTGACTTGTTGCGGAGACAATAGTAGATACAGAGTAGGTTGTAATGGAGAGAATACTGACGTGTACTCTGCTCACTCCTCGTTTTAAAGGCAAATGTACTGTTAAGTTTTCTGTTTGCTTATGTATGTATATTCCCCTTTAATGAGTCTGTACATCCAAATACGCATAGTAATTAAAGCTATTACAAAGCCTCTATCAGTCACACAGATTGGGAAATGTGACATGTCTCGAGAGATTTGTACTAGTGGTTAACCATCGTGAGTGTATCGCTAAAGAAGTAAAGCTGTTTGGTGTATGGATATTtgactgaaatgtttatttGCTGGTGATTAAGCATGAAGTGTATTGCAGGTGTACTGCACAGCGGATTGTTGCTCTGCTTGGCGTTCTATAGCTGTGAGAGCTTTAACAACAGTGAGTGTTGCAGACTGGATAGTAGATTAGCTCAGCATGTAGCCACATATCCTCACATAAGCTGAATAGTGCAGCTGACATATGGGAGCAGGAGAAATAGTTTTCTGCAGCAGAGAATTTGTTCATCAGTTTTCCTTGTGGTCTCATTGAATTTAAACTGCTTTGGTCAGTAAATCTAAGTACTATTTGTCACCAGAAACATTGTTTTCGACTACAGTGAAGGGAAAATACCTGATTTGATGTCACATAGGTTAACTAGATGCACTCGGCAGCGTTCACCACAttttcagtctctctctctctctttttttttttttttagtgaatcaCAGTGACTCATAGATGTGCAGTGACTAAGAAAGAGGTGCTATAAAGAGAGGTCCAGACAGCCAACCATTGCTTCTTTGATCTAAAAACcttttgttgtgttacagtaCAATACGATGCCGCTGCAGCACTTTATCACAACCACCGTCCTCCTCTCTCTCATTACCAGAAATGAGTCGCCAGACTGCCACCGCGCTGCCCACAGGAACCTCCAAGTGCCCCCCATCTCAGCGCGTGCCCACCCTGTCAGGCACCACAGCCTCCAACAGTGACCTGGCCAGCCTGTTCGAGTGTCCTGTCTGCTTCGACTATGTCCTACCCCCCATCCTGCAGTGCCAGTCCGGACACCTGGTACGTACTGTGCAGCCTGGAACCAAACCAgatggtgtgggtgtgtgtgtgtgtgcgcaatACAACAACCAGTGGCGGTTGGTTTTTCAAAGCCAGAGTCATTTTCCATTGGTCTGCGTTAAAGAACAGCAACAACCTGCGTCCCCATTGTCACATCTGGATTTTATTCatccaacaacacaacaatggcTCTTCTACTTTGGCTACAATGAGCACATCTTGTATATAGAGCTGTCTGTACTGCTACACCTGCAGCTTAGGTATTGCTATGAGTCACAATCAAACCAAGGTGAGCTTTCGTCTTGGAATTGTTGTCTTGAGTTCCTGCACTTGactagcctagccctgctagacccatgttctgaaggcacaagggtctaggcacgctcgacagggagggaggcgggctaaaaggttgtctatcaaatcactctgcagcaattgggtaggtatacaaccaatcagcgcaacgaatagactcctagagcgctggaaatcagaggatacggtagttcggtgaagccttatttatagtcaatgggtgaagctcaagtatattacagacatgttaacagaaagattattcagagtcggtgctaatggagctcaacgactgttgtcgtttttgttgtcgaccttggcagagaattaaattcgttgccgtgggttgtctagcgcggctaggctagttgtttctgtcagaatcgtcgcacctctgtcgtcacttagttacgcccaccttttgactctacacttcatggtgattggtccggccagttttaggagcatccagcctcgagccttatggagggtaactagacccaccctggcagagaattaaattcgttgccgtggattgtctagcgcggctaggctagcactTGACACAACGTTGTGAAATTTCCAAGTATTTCTCTAAGTTTGTAATCTAAATAAGCTAACACCTACAGATTACAGTAGACTAGTCACAGAGTGAAATTACTAAGCAACTAGCCTAAGAAATGCTAACGGGGTGATCAAGACCCCAAAGTAGAAACCCTGTTTGATACGAGGTAGACATTTCCTGTAATAGTGCTAGTTACATTTAAAGCTACTGACCAGTTTTCTGTATAAAAGGGCCATGTACACGTCGTGTAAACAATATAAATAGAAGACTGGTCCATTCTTACCTACGTGCTACCCTCGCGCCTCATGTAGTCAGTTTCATTGATTTTAGTTTAAGCGTAGTGATGCAGCAGCTGCTCAGCCCACAGTCCACATACACCACATGTTCAGTGTAGCTGTGGGCACAGTGTAGGACTGGCTTTTAGCATGAATACTGTTTTCTCAGTGgagttttgcaaaaaaaaaaaaacatgctattCATTATAAATTGCATTGTTATGAATCtacaaaatgcagctgaaacAGGTACTTCTCCTCTGCAAGTTTTCAGAGTACAAACGGCAGACTAGAGCACACTCCTATTTCACAGGATTTTATTGtccaaacagacaaaatgttcaACTCTTTATCAgagatattattatttttagcaaTGTAATCATGGCCAATATTGTCTCAGTTGTATCTTCGGAGATGTTTGTGGTGTAAATTGAAGCTGATTGCTCAGtagaaaagtaataataataataataactttattcatATAGCAACTTTTGAAAAATTGGGTTAACAAAGTGTGTTACAGACAGGGCAGAAAAGAAGGATATTCAGGACGAACATTGACCAACAGAAGGCTGGTCAGTCCAAACATGGTAAAAGATTTTCAAAAGAAATTGGTACAACaccagataaaataataaaatgacacaTCCAAATAAGGGAGAGAACACATGGAATAAAAGATAAATGGAGGGGCAATCCAGAAACACAAGGCCAAAAATGATAACAGCAATAAATAAGGcgtaaaactgaataaaatgaccaataaAATAAAGCTACAAAACCAAGTGGATGATAAAAATAGATGATAGAAATGATCATAAACAGCAGTACACATTATCAGTTTGCATTGTGTTCTAGTCCCAGGATAAACAGTTTGAACTTGTGTTCACATATAACTGCAGATCTTAACAGTGCTACAGAAGCATAATCGTGTTCATGACACAGCTCACTACAGCTGCCAAATGAATGGTCTGATAGCGGCCTGATGTCTGACCCAGAGTGTAACTCCGAGGAAAATGTTCAAGGTAAAGGCCAAGCTGTCAGCTGTGCTTTGGAAATGTGCTCCTTGTTATACTGAGGAATGTGTATTTCCTGCACTGAGCCCTGCCAGCTCCCATAAATTCTAACCAACGagataacagaaaatgaaaaagagatTCAGGGTTCAGATAATATTTCGGGGCAGAAACACTAATTCGTGTTATTCGTCCCAGGTATGCTCCAACTGCCGGCCCAAGCTCACCTGTTGCCCCACCTGCCGAGGTCCCCTGGGCTCCATTAGGAACCTGGCCATGGAGAAGGTGGCCAACTCTGTCCTCTTCCCCTGCAAGTACGCCTCGTCGGGCTGCGAAGTCACCCTGCCTCACACAGACAAGACCGAGCACGAAGAGCTCTGCGAGTTTCGGCCGTACTCTTGCCCCTGCCCCGGCGCCTCCTGCAAGTGGCAGGGCTCCCTGGACGCTGTCATGCCTCACCTGATGCACCAGCACAAGTCCATCACCACGCTGCAGGTCAGACACTCACAAAGTAGTCTtaatacatgtgtttgtttttctgcagttatATGTTCAGTAGATATAGAAAGGAACTGTAAActccatttactgcatgttgttttcaggtttggcaccattttaccaaaaaaaaaaaacaaacaaacttgaaaTAAATTTGAGTTGGCATGTCGTTAGTCCAGACCAGTTAGAAAGCAATTGCTATACCTCACCCCACCAAGCCGATAGTGAATTTAAAGAGCGCCCTCTGCTGGATCTCAAGATGAACTGCTTCAGATTGTACCGTTTTATTTAGTTCAAATGGGTTATTATTATAGTTTGCGTTCTCCAATTTTAATTTACCTGCCAAGATTTAGAGAACCTCAGAATGCTTTTAAACAGAAAGATCCTGCACTGATTTAAATGTCAGTTAAGTTGCTAAATGGCTGTAAAATCTCTTCTTAGAGTCTGAAGAAGCTTTGAGTGTACAATGAAGATTATCTCAGCTGGGGCAGAGAGAATAGGAATTTATTAGTACAAATTACAACTGTGCTTTTAAGATCTAGGGTTTAGCAGGAATCTGAGGTAAAAGAAAAGATGGGATCAAGTTGAGTTAAGATTTGTTGGATGCGgtgttctttgtcttttttttttttttttttgcaggataGCCCACATTAGAGTCTCAACATAAATGTTTCTCATCCTCTGCTGCTTcgattttaaccattttttttgtgtctacTAATAATCACTCAAGTGAATCTTGAAATTACAGTCGGACTTCTGCACAAGGTGTTCTATATGAGGCACCATATACAGCATCCTACAAGCGATCTTTCAGACTTGTCTTTGACCAGAGCAAACTGGTTCAAACTCCGGACCAAATTAGATTCACGTCAGTATAATCAAACGAAACTGGAATTTTACGAGAAAGAAAACTCACTCAAGTGTCTCCAAAGTAAAACTTCTAACTTGCATCCAAATGATTTGGTCCTTTGGTTCACTGTTAGTCATTTTCCCCATATTCCTGCTGCCTCTTTCTTACTGATCAGACTTTAGCCCACAGTGTTTGCTTTTGGGTTGGGCTGCTTGACTCTTTGCCAGTTTGGACATTGATTTCTTGCCCAGCGTTGCGTCCTCGTTagcattttttgagttgttCTTCAGGTGTCGGCTCTTTACATCGATTTGTTTCTGTCCTACTCTGTGCTCACATGTagtgcattttaatacagctgaatTCCCAATAATGTTCATTTATGTAATGTGTTGAGtatgaaatagtgactgaaacatGACCCATTAGGACATTAACCAGCCCTTAAAATCCCAATTTTATAACTTAGTTTTCTTACAAACAAATCACTTGGATTTAAAATTAAGCATCACACCCATAAGTGACTGTACCTgtttaacttgtgtttttttttaactttagctttttttccataacaaacaagcagaacaacatataaacagaaaaacagccttcatactataatataataaaaGCCAGGGTTCCAAGTGTCCAAGCTTGTCAGTATAAAATGTTCATCCTCCAGGTCTTTCTCGAGTTTTCCATATATTTTTATGGGTTAAACTTCATTTGGCGTCTGCTCCATCCAAAACCTACAGACTTGTGTTCTCATACAGTTCCAAATGATTTCCGTTTTTCCCAGTACCATTCACATTTTTGGGTTGCTCAGAGAAGAAGCCAGGCATTCCATAATGTTTTAGGTTCCATTCTATGACTTTTCTGATATCTTTACTCCGCCATTTTTTTGTTAACTTGTGTTTCTCTGCGTCCAGGGCGAGGACATCGTGTTTCTGGCCACAGACATCAACCTGCCGGGCGCCGTCGACTGGGTCATGATGCAGTCCTGCTTCGGCTTCCACTTCATGCTGGTGCTGGAGAAGCAGGAGAAGTACGACGGACACCAGCAGTTCTTCGCCATCGTGCAGCTCATCGGCACCCGCAAGCAGGCCGAGAACTTCGCCTACCGGCTGGAGCTGAACGGGCACCGGCGCCGGCTGACCTGGGAGGCGACGCCGCGCTCCATCCACGAGGGCATCGCCACCGCCATCATGAACAGCGACTGCCTGGTGTTCGACACGTCCATCGCACAGCTGTTCGCCGAGAACGGCAACCTGGGCATCAACGTCACCATCTCCATGTGCTAAGAACTTTACAGAGAAGAGGGTCAAAAAGTTACAGATTGTTCGGGGGGCATTTTTTTAGGGGGGGGTCAAATCAGTTCTGACCTCATGGCGCCTCCCCCCCTTCTCTGCCTCACCCCTTGACATGTGGAACTGGACTGTCTGGTCGGGCAGCCGTGGAGGCCCAGAGGGgtgagatggatggatggatgaatgaatggatgaataaaCACACAAGGACGTAACTGTGTAGTGATGGCTGTAGActtctaaacacacacatgtgagACTCGTGCACATACATGCAGTCTCACCCTCTATTGGTCATAAACACAAACTGAGAAGTCGTTCAAACTCGCTTGTCAAACTGGTCTCCTGGCCACGTGTCTGTCTCCGAGTGATTTCTTTCCCCCTCCCATCAGTCTCattttagtgtctcttttctcTCGGCCTCAGTCAGACATTTCAGACACTACAACTCTAAAGCCTGGAAGCTGCTTCACCCCCGACAAGCTACTAATTCACCACGGACTCCTGGTCAGTGCAAGGAAGCTAGCCAGCTATCTAGCTCTCCCTTTCTGTTCTTCACCCGCCTCAGTTACCTCCCCGGATTGAACGGTTTCCACTCGCAGGGCTTCGACAGTAGCTGTGGCTGCTAATGACTGACTGGAACCCGGAatccataaaagaaaaaaaacctttcacCTGTGA
This window of the Acanthochromis polyacanthus isolate Apoly-LR-REF ecotype Palm Island chromosome 8, KAUST_Apoly_ChrSc, whole genome shotgun sequence genome carries:
- the siah1 gene encoding E3 ubiquitin-protein ligase Siah1 isoform X1; the encoded protein is MSVVQVKSKPASVALQAPPWNSLFRLFSCVATRSVHKPKEVPTFQEKTTALFGNLMDEEMSRQTATALPTGTSKCPPSQRVPTLSGTTASNSDLASLFECPVCFDYVLPPILQCQSGHLVCSNCRPKLTCCPTCRGPLGSIRNLAMEKVANSVLFPCKYASSGCEVTLPHTDKTEHEELCEFRPYSCPCPGASCKWQGSLDAVMPHLMHQHKSITTLQGEDIVFLATDINLPGAVDWVMMQSCFGFHFMLVLEKQEKYDGHQQFFAIVQLIGTRKQAENFAYRLELNGHRRRLTWEATPRSIHEGIATAIMNSDCLVFDTSIAQLFAENGNLGINVTISMC
- the siah1 gene encoding E3 ubiquitin-protein ligase Siah1 isoform X2; protein product: MDEEMSRQTATALPTGTSKCPPSQRVPTLSGTTASNSDLASLFECPVCFDYVLPPILQCQSGHLVCSNCRPKLTCCPTCRGPLGSIRNLAMEKVANSVLFPCKYASSGCEVTLPHTDKTEHEELCEFRPYSCPCPGASCKWQGSLDAVMPHLMHQHKSITTLQGEDIVFLATDINLPGAVDWVMMQSCFGFHFMLVLEKQEKYDGHQQFFAIVQLIGTRKQAENFAYRLELNGHRRRLTWEATPRSIHEGIATAIMNSDCLVFDTSIAQLFAENGNLGINVTISMC